In a genomic window of Clavelina lepadiformis chromosome 7, kaClaLepa1.1, whole genome shotgun sequence:
- the LOC143465007 gene encoding cilia- and flagella-associated protein 44-like isoform X1: MVVIILTDWFKSLGFLSVFFYLKFVEVMDGSDDPASRQKRKSLKAATHILKKVALQRYRMKLGNAQSEESSLPDVSAVDTSETQIKATTSHDDNFGTEKISMSDCSDSDDDESDVSADITNRSKNISEFHFIPGAFNRGETSSTSVKNLAAANDSAKSYSRNIPVFVGKRNQKVDPGSREKNHMEEMDAEDEKPKVAPGNDAKEEVNNLGESEGVISLDKNEDKSGKDAVAADAKEKDETPSLREEEAKVEDALTKEEDAQAKVKDIPAKEETTSEDAHGTSQEVAKVEDAPTKEETKPEDAQATSQEESKVEDAPAKEENTPQEDAQATSQEESKVEDAPAKEENTPQEDAQATSQEESKVEDAPAKEKNTPQEDAQATSQEESKVEDAPAKEKNTPQEDAQTTSQEESKVEDAPAKEKNTPQEDAQTTSQEESKVEDAPAKEENKPQEDAQAISQEEAMVEDASAKEKNTPQEDAQAISQEEAMVEDASAKEDTAPADKQASEEVVKEEIPAVESGSHRQKDEVAKEDQSEDSAGRVETPTEQPSLPSDESEGKDLPDGPPNNIEQSQDDVPVDVEQVQPTGDSSKNPTVDTVATEQDETKEDVQPQSAESSSEDKAEKEEERSPDAAEDGDRAKSPAADEEKVNASDEKETSDAVQDESPPDEEKKDDEKDAKPSSEEEIAGTQPPIIEVVADEELATSEVAVSKEEGPSEDFYYESEEYQSRSVVSTDSGIPLNMLQFFHSFGYDCKKRSNLYLLHGPTALFAAGNLVHLLNLASGDHQFLRSCSGGGVGALTVHPSGKYFVVAEKGVKPYLLIYEFPSLKLYRILRGGTERAYSFVDFDPKGNLLASVGSAPDYMLTVWDWKKEKIMLRSKAFSQEIYRVTFSPEQEGLLTSCGTTHIRFWKMAWTFTGLKLKGELGRFGKTSLSDIEGYIQLPDGKVLSGSDWGNFLLWDGGLIKVEICRKNQKPCHVGSVQQLVIDEGELITIGVDGYVRVWEMEAIDSADTTDDSDLFEVEPMNELKVGNDVQLTSMVKASRAEDDSLEEGASIWFAQDANGGIWKLDLSFSHTTKPPEMLYSCTAGAITGVSCSPTSHLVSMTGDAYVRVYDYLTKQLLCHYHSPTPHTTGTSLLWPNKVIDPKGTTIVAGFSDGILRLLNLRQVDDTNELVLKQAMKPHSSSITAMAFDNSGEILATGSTDCTVFFFSVDHDKYDPIGFVKIPGEVTNMKWTPPGFPDTRLLVTCSNGKVVEVEPPTSTDTSHSFMLDNVAMKYFTFQSVKSRLRRDEQRERREKEKAQRRKEREKELKRRKDRGEEISEEEAQTFLDEDPQADAENEEEPLYIPPDPCPVLEAVYTIPGRFFVSMADYDAGYLYECAFPDDASDPNAMIEPLRAVSVEDSSDVPLTSIRFTADRRKLVAGLQNGLIRVYPLEGDPETAFDLDMLKSHWDLNMHDNDNGAVTHIVESHDGAHLFSSGSDGNLFGYLSLSHEEIAKAMEGKRAKLPTPKKRSPDDRLVDDIDDPHAYSIEDAKLKAEHDKMIRDAEAKKLAERRKIGKLRKTFLELLQKNEELPPSVQLQRNEFELDPSLRGKMVAETHEKVNRVRLEMQWDKAKLALTHDKLHKRFRSQLECDRVTVHSFNTSHVVSSYRVGKLADEYHSLRETVEQRVRAASLASEGGAVGLLDGATASLASDKQNADTESIEESFLNGAKQNRRQTILQGRQAEKVAKAIKKSEEVKLKREKRQKEWEELYKSKPDEQFEDPADVAAIREAQANMGDFKLKTAPDYVVPEHLRMDTEKKRYQILVLQGLVHRTKSEFNEKLLALRDGKLSMIDEMKSYVADLKTLQSKMEKSDRVAPPVIPRPHPDEEPHRKFEYTRASLLRFEEEERQREIDAAKKKRTGDGGLFGGFGDQDDEQEPTSKAGYESSKKGASSIASSALSKAPKMAQGKVAPSPTALELQVAQIERIRLKYQRDRLLRLIDKNMTSFDAELRLLRHNKFKVDVSLKMADLRQVTLLEELLLLKEYEKRETTLSGRVVSKRIELTEINTKAADMQIKLETKRRDIERLSDREKALYASFAASLGENNKFADFLNKVFRKKIKRAKKKVVEEGEEADSDVTSSDESDWSSEEDEDDSVEGGFDDSMCPPGCDQILFDSALALREKRLDLEEALVEEKKVAETLKKDSDALGKKAKVMESQLKTALADLEAFQVEKQGKLNELDIIVPLRLHQVEHVYNAIVPSDLSQCLIFANNSLTSLQRRIKELQQEKNEERKFYKEARQQHVHLIKNRRIMEERIEQMEEKCEHMMMLKFGRIVDLEKLDAVTINRNVEELKEQVRRNEAKNAQEILKREKRINRLKDQVTDLTRANTKRLEALNVLVNDKDELEQELDKRQRTMDLGQGVRRKPDMKEQHRLVQLVQLQAQEIQALKEEIGLLSRKGGHILPPAQPPLGQDPDVM, from the exons atggtGGTAATCATTTTGACTGATTGGTTTAAGTCTTTAGgctttttatctgtttttttttatctgaAATTTGTGGAAGTCATGGATGGAAGTGATGACCCTGCTTCAAGGCAAAAGAGAAAAAGCCTGAAAGCTGCGACTCACATCCTGAAAAAAGTCGCGTTACAGCGCTATCGTATGAAGCTGGGCAACGCCCAATCAGAGGAAAGCTCCTTGCCTGATGTTTCTGCTGTTGACACGTCCGAGACACAAATTAAAGCCACGACGAGTCATGATGACAACTTTGGTACAGAGAAAATATCAATGTCTGATTGTAGTGACAGTGATGATGATGAAAGTGATGTTTCTGCCGACATCACAAATcgaagcaaaaatatttctgagtTTCATTTTATTCCTGGTGCATTTAATCGAGGAGAAACTTCTTCCACCtctgttaaaaatttagcagCTGCAAATG ATTCTGCCAAATCATACTCAAGAAACATTCCTGTGTTTGTTGGTAAGAGGAACCAAAAAGTTGATCCTGGATCAAGAGAGAAGAATCACATGGAAGAGATGGATGCAGAGGATGAGAAACCCAAAGTTGCTCCAGGTAATGATGCTAAGGAGGAAGTCAATAACTTAGGAGAGTCTGAGGGAGTGATTTCTCTGGACAAAAATGAAGACAAGAGTGGAAAAGATGCAGTGGCAGCTGATGCTAAGGAAAAAGATGAAACACCATCTTTAAGAGAGGAGGAGGCTAAAGTTGAGGATGCTCTGACAAAGGAAGAAGATGCACAAGCTAAGGTTAAGGATATTCCAGCAAAAGAAGAGACTACATCAGAAGATGCTCACGGAACATCACAGGAGGTGGCTAAAGTTGAAGATGCTCCAACAAAAGAGGAGACTAAGCCAGAAGATGCACAAGCAACATCCCAGGAAGAGTCTAAGGTTGAGGATGCTCCAGCTAAAGAAGAGAACACACCCCAAGAAGATGCACAAGCAACATCTCAGGAAGAGTCTAAGGTTGAGGATGCTCCAGCAAAAGAAGAGAATACACCCCAAGAAGATGCACAAGCAACATCTCAGGAAGAGTCTAAGGTTGAAGATGCTCCAGCAAAAGAAAAGAATACACCCCAAGAAGATGCACAAGCAACATCCCAGGAAGAGTCTAAGGTTGAGGATGCTCCAGCAAAAGAAAAGAATACACCCCAAGAAGATGCACAAACAACATCTCAGGAAGAGTCTAAGGTTGAGGATGCTCCAGCAAAAGAAAAGAATACACCCCAAGAAGATGCACAAACAACATCTCAGGAAGAGTCTAAGGTTGAGGATGCTCCAGCAAAAGAAGAGAATAAACCACAAGAAGATGCACAAGCAATATCACAGGAGGAAGCTATGGTGGAGGATGCTTCAGCAAAAGAAAAGAATACTCCACAAGAAGATGCACAAGCAATATCACAGGAGGAAGCTATGGTGGAGGATGCTTCAGCAAAAGAAGACACCGCACCAGCAGATAAACAAGCATCTGAGGAGGTGGTTAAAGAAGAAATTCCCGCAGTAGAAAGTGGATCCCATAGGCAGAAGGATGAGGTTGCAAAAGAAGACCAATCTGAGGACTCTGCTGGCCGGGTTGAAACTCCCACTGAGCAACCTTCACTTCCATCCGATGAGAGCGAAGGAAAAGATCTTCCTGATGGACCACCTAACAACATAGAGCAATCACAGGATGATGTCCCTGTTGATGTTGAGCAAGTTCAACCCACCGGAGATTCCTCGAAAAATCCCACTGTTGATACAGTCGCAACAGAACAAGATGAAACCAAAGAAGATGTTCAACCACAATCTGCTGAATCCTCATCTGAAGATAAAGCtgagaaagaagaagaaagatCCCCTGATGCTGCAGAGGACGGAGACAGAGCCAAATCACCAGCAGCGGATGAGGAAAAAGTGAATGCTTCTGATGAGAAAGAGACATCCGATGCTGTCCAGGATGAATCTCCTCCTGATGAAGAGAAGAAAGATGATGAAAAAGATGCAAAGCCATCATCAGAAGAGGAAATAGCTGGCACACAACCTCCAATCATTGAAGTTGTCGCAGATGAGGAGCTAGCAACATCCGAGG TTGCAGTGTCCAAGGAAGAAGGCCCTTCTGAAGATTTCTATTACGAGTCCGAG GAATATCAATCCCGCTCAGTTGTGAGCACAGACTCGGGGATTCCCCTCAACATGTTGCAGTTCTTCCATTCGTTCGGTTACGATTGCAAGAAGAGATCCAACCTCTATCTGCTGCACGGACCAACCGCCCTATTCGCTGCTGGCAACCTG GTCCACTTGCTCAACCTCGCATCCGGAGATCACCAGTTTTTAAGGAGCTGCAGTGGTGGAGGTGTTGGAGCCCTGACT GTCCATCCTTCtggcaaatattttgttgttgctgAGAAGGGCGTCAAACCATATCTACTGATCTACGAGTTTCCTTCGTTGAAATTGTATCGGATTCTTAGAG GTGGCACAGAGAGAGCTTATTCGTTCGTTGATTTCGACCCGAAAGGCAATTTGCTTGCGTCGGTTGGTTCCGCACCTGACTACATGCTCACCGTGTGGGACTGGAAGAAGGAGAAGATCATGCTCAGGTCTAAG GCTTTCTCTCAAGAAATTTACAGGGTGACGTTTTCCCCCGAACAGGAGGGCCTGCTGACCTCGTGTGGCACCACACACATCAG GTTTTGGAAGATGGCTTGGACATTCACAGGACTCAAGTTGAAGGGAGAACTCGGACGATTCGGCAAAACCTCCCTCAGTGACATTGAGGGATACATTCAACTCCCGGACGGGAAAGTTTTGTCCGGATCAGATTGGGGGAATTTCCTGCTGTGGGACGGAGGTCTCATCAAG GTGGAGATTTGTCGCAAGAACCAGAAGCCGTGCCACGTCGGGTCCGTGCAGCAGTTAGTGATAGACGAAGGAGAACTCATCACCATCGGGGTCGACGGTTACGTCAGG GTCTGGGAAATGGAGGCGATAGATTCCGCTGACACGACTGATGACTCAGACTTATTCGAGGTTGAGCCGATGAATGAACTTAAAGTGGGCAACGACGTACAACTTACCTCTATGGTTAAG GCGAGTCGTGCAGAGGATGATAGTTTGGAGGAAGGAGCATCGATATGGTTTGCTCAGGATGCTAATGGCGGGATCTGGAAGCTGGACCTCTCTTTTTCACACACA ACAAAACCCCCAGAGATGCTTTATTCATGCACGGCCGGTGCCATCACGGGTGTGTCATGTTCACCGACCAGCCACCTAGTGTCCATGACTGGGGACGCGTACGTTCGAGTCTACGATTATTTGACAAAGCAATTGTTATGTCATTATCACTCCCCCACTCCACACACAACTGGCACGTCGCTTTTATGGCCCAACAAAGTG ATCGATCCGAAGGGAACGACAATAGTTGCCGGATTCTCCGATGGAATTTTGAGACTTCTCAACCTACGTCAAGTCGATGACACCAACGAGCTTGTCTTGAAGCAG GCAATGAAACCTCATTCGTCGAGTATAACAGCGATGGCATTCGACAATAGCGGGGAAATTTTAGCAACTGGAAGCACGGATTGCACGGTTTTTTTCTTCTCGGTAGATCACGACAAATATGACCCGATCGGCTTCGTCAAAATCCCTGGCGAGGTCACCAATATGAAGTGGACTCCTCCAGGATTT CCGGACACAAGACTGCTGGTGACATGCAGCAATGGTAAAGTGGTGGAGGTGGAGCCACCAACATCCACAGACACTTCCCACTCATTCATGCTCGACAATGTAGCTATGAA ATATTTCACTTTTCAAAGTGTCAAGTCCCGTCTGCGTCGGGATGAACAAAGAGAAAGAAGAGAGAAGGAGAAAGCACAGAGGAGGAAAGAAAGAGAAAAGGAACTGAAAAGAAGAAAAGACAGAG GTGAGGAGATAAGCGAAGAGGAAGCTCAAACATTCCTGGATGAGGATCCTCAAGCTGATGCTGAAAATGAAGAGGAGCCTCTCTACATCCCACCGGATCCCTGCCCCGTACTCGAAGCTGTCTACACCATCCCGGGAAGATTTTTTGTGTCTATGGCAGACTACGACGCAGGTTACTTGTACGAGTGCGCGTTCCCCGATGACGCAAGTGACCCAAATGCAATGATCGAGCCTTTAAGAGCCGTCTCTGTGGAAG ATTCCAGCGATGTTCCTCTTACATCGATTCGGTTCACGGCTGATCGACGTAAGCTCGTTGCGGGGTTGCAGAATGGTTTGATCCGCGTCTATCCACTAGAAGGCGATCCTGAGACCGCTTTTGATCTAGACATGCTCAAAAGCCACTGGGACTTGAACATGCACGACAACGATAATG GTGCCGTCACCCACATTGTGGAGAGCCATGACGGGGCCCATTTGTTCAGCAGCGGGTCAGATGGAAATTTGTTTGGTTACTTGTCGCTGTCTCATGAAGAAATTGCGAAAGCAATGGAAGGCAAAAGAGCAAAGCTGCCTACACCTaaa AAACGATCTCCGGATGACAGATTAGTGGATGACATCGATGATCCACACGCATACAGCATCGAGGACGCCAAGCTAAAGGCGGAGCACGACAAGATGATCCGAGATGCCGAGGCAAAGAAGTTGGCGGAACGCAGAAAGATTGGAAAGCTGAGAAAAACGTTCCTGGAACTACTTCAGAAGAATGAAGAGCTCCCTCCATCAGTTCAATTGCAACGAAAT GAATTTGAGTTGGATCCATCACTTCGAGGAAAAATGGTCGCTGAGACTCATGAAAAGGTCAACCGAGTCCGACTCGAGATGCAATGGGACAAGGCAAAGCTTGCACTTACCCATGACAAGCTTCAT AAACGTTTTCGCTCCCAGTTAGAATGCGACAGAGTAACCGTCCATTCTTTCAACACCAGCCACGTGGTGTCCTCGTATCGAGTGGGCAAGCTTGCCGACGAATATCATTCGCTTCGTGAAACTGTCGAACAGCGAGTACGAGCTGCTAGTCTTGCGTCAGAAGGTGGCGCTGTGGGGCTTCTAGATGGCGCCACCGCTTCCCTGGCTTCGGACAAGCAAAATG CCGACACAGAGAGCATCGAAGAATCATTCTTGAACGGGGCGAAGCAGAATAGAAGACAAACAATTCTTCAAGGAAGACAGGCGGAGAAAGTTGCAAAAGCGATCAAGAAATCGGAGGAAGTGAAACTAAAGCGAGAGAAGAGACAAAAAGAG TGGGAGGAGTTGTACAAGAGCAAGCCGGACGAGCAATTTGAGGACCCGGCTGATGTGGCGGCCATACGAGAAGCCCAGGCGAACATGGGGGactttaaattgaaaaccGCTCCGGATTACGTGGTACCTGAGCATCTGAGGATGGACACCGAGAAGAAAAGATACCAGATATTGGTCCTACAGGGCTTG GTCCATCGAACAAAATCTGAATTTAACGAGAAGTTGTTGGCGCTGAGAGACGGCAAACTGTCAATGATCGACGAAATGAAAAGTTATGTCGCTGACTTGAAAACACTTCAGTCGAAGATGGAAAAGTCAGACAGAGTCGCTCCACCAGTTATACCACGTCCGCACCCAGATGAGGAACCTCACAG GAAGTTTGAATACACGCGAGCGTCACTCCTCAGGTTTGAGGAAGAGGAGAGACAGCGCGAGATCGATGCGGCAAAGAAGAAGAGGACTGGTGATGGTGGACTCTTTGGAGGATTTGGAGATCAG GACGACGAACAAGAGCCGACGTCAAAGGCGGGATACGAGTCGAGCAAGAAAGGAGCGAGCAGCATCGCCAGCAGCGCTCTTAGCAAGGCACCG AAAATGGCACAAGGCAAAGTCGCCCCCTCACCGACCGCCCTTGAACTTCAAGTCGCTCAGATCGAGAGGATTCGACTCAAATATCAACGCGATCGATTGTTACGCTTGATTGATAAAAATATGACCTCGTTTGACGCTGAACTCCgtctgttacgtcataataaattCAAAGTTGACGTCAGTTTGAAAATGGCCGACCTAAG GCAAGTGACGTTGTTAGAGGAATTACTGCTGTTGAAGGAGTACGAGAAACGAGAGACGACTCTGTCGGGACGTGTCGTCAGCAAAAGAATTGAATTGACGGAAATTAACACGAAG GCGGCTGACATGCAAATCAAGTTGGAAACCAAGCGGCGAGACATTGAGCGTCTTTCTGACCGCGAGAAGGCACTATATGCCTCGTTCGCTGCGTCACTCGGCGAAAATAATAAATTCGCGGATTTCTTGAACAAAGTTTTccggaaaaaaatcaaacgagCCAAGAAGAAGGTGGTTGAAG AGGGTGAAGAAGCGGACAGTGACGTTACATCATCGGATGAATCTGATTGGTCGAGTGAAGAAGACGAAGACGACTCCGTGGAAGGAGGATTCGATGATTCTATGTGCCCTCCGGGATGTGATCAG ATCCTCTTTGATTCGGCGCTGGCCCTCCGCGAGAAGAGACTTGATCTTGAAGAAGCTCTCGTGGAGGAGAAGAAAGTCGCCGAGACTCTGAAAAAAGACTCGGACGCGCTCGGGAAGAAAGCGAAAGTGATGGAATCCCAGCTTAAAACCGCGCTGGCGGATCTGGAAGCGTTCCAG GTGGAGAAGCAAGGCAAGCTGAACGAGCTTGACATCATCGTGCCTCTTCGGCTCCACCAAGTGGAGCACGTGTACAACGCGATTGTTCCTTCCGACCTCAGCCAGTGCCTCATCTTCGCCAACAACTCCCTCACCTCGCTACAGCGAAGAATAAAGGAGCTCCAGCAGGAGAAGAATGAAGAAAGGAAATTCTACAA AGAGGCGAGGCAGCAGCACGTCCATCTGATAAAGAACAGGAGGATCATGGAGGAGAGGATCGAGCAGATGGAGGAGAAGTGTGAGCACATGATGATGCTCAAG TTTGGTCGGATCGTTGATCTTGAGAAGCTGGATGCGGTCACCATCAACAGGAACGTGGAGGAGCTCAAGGAGCAAGTGAGGAGGAACGAAGCGAAGAACGCTCAGGAAATACTGAAGCGAGAG AAACGCATCAACAGGCTGAAAGATCAAGTGACCGACCTGACCCGAGCAAATACGAAGAGACTTGAAGCTCTCAATGTCCTCGTCAACGACAAAGATGAACTCGAACAAGAACTTGACAAGCGGCAGCGTACAATG GACCTGGGGCAGGGAGTGAGACGCAAGCCGGACATGAAGGAGCAGCACAGACTGGTGCAACTTGTTCAACTCCAAGCCCAAGAAATTCAA GCTTTGAAAGAAGAGATTGGATTGTTATCCCGGAAAGGGGGCCACATTCTACCCCCAGCCCAACCCCCGCTCGGCCAAGACCCTGACGTCATGTAA